In the genome of Acidobacteriota bacterium, the window AGTTTTTCCTGCAAATTGGTAAGCTCTGTATTCGCTTTGGCCGCTTGAAAATTGCGAATGGAACTCAGGTTGAACAGCGATTGCGCGAATTGAAATCGCGCGTCAAAGGAACTGAATGGCCCGATGAATGTTGTCGGCACCGGAAAGATTTTGGGCGTCAACCCCTGCGCAGCCAGGTTGACGGTGTTGTTGGATTGCGAAACCGTTCCCGCAACATTCGGCAGCAAAAATGCCAGCGCCTGCATTTTTTGGCCGAGCGATTCGTTGCGTCGTTCGCGGGCGAGTTTTGTATTCAAATTGTTATCAATTGCGAATTGAATGGCTTGTTGCAGACTCAAAGCCGTGGCGTCACTCGTCTGGCCCGTATTGCCTGAATGATTGGCCACGGCCTGAGCCTGATTGTTGAGCGGTGTCGAAACATCCACAGCGGCACTCTGCGCCTTTGCTTTCACTCCTTGCAGCGTCAGTGTTACCGCAACCACCAGCCCAACAATAAACTTCACCCCAGCAGTTTGTTTTCGATCCCACATTATCCCCCCTCCTTCTTTGCTTGTTCGTTCTTTTCTTTGTGGGTCTGTTTGGTGTGACGCCCGATGCGCGGCAGTGCAGGCAATTTCTCTTATGACTTCTTTGGTCATAATGTTGGTTGCTGTTGGCGTCACTCCCGCCCCGATCATCTCCGCCAACAACTGCCTGCCTGCCGCGTCAATAAACGTCACCTCGGTCAAATCCATGCGGATCACGCTTGAGTGCGTAGCACCTTCAACCTCATCCCAGCATCGCTTCATTTCACCTACCCACTCACCCGCCAGACATCCTTCCACTTTCAATGTCGTCGCTTCGCCGTCTGATTGTTGCGTGATCCGCATCATTTGCCGCCTTCTCCTCGACCAGACAAATGGCAACGTTGGTGCCAAAGCATACGCAACAAAAGCGGGGAATTAAGCTGCTGAACCAGCTTGAGTTATAAGGATTGCGTTGATCTGGAAATGTCGAAGTGTCGAATTAAGAGTCGTGATTTCGACACTATTCGACACTTGGCTGAAGTTAGATGTCGAAATGTCGTCAGGAACCGTTTGTTTGGGAGCGGTTGATTCCGAGCTTGTTCATTTTGGAAATCAGCGTGGTGCGTTTCAGTCCCAACCGAGCCGCTGCGCCATTTGCGCCGCCAACGATCCCGTTGGTTTCGCGCAACGCCTGCAAAATGGCGTTGCGTTCACTATCCGCCAGCGTAACCGTTGCCGGCTTGGCGAGGGAGTTGAGGGTTGCAACGGAAGGCGCTGTGCTAATGGGGTTGGCATCTTCAGGTAGCGCAGGACCACCAGGCGGAATTTCCAACTCTGCTCCGCGCGACAAAATGACTGCGCGCTCGATGAAATTTTCCAGTTCGCGCACGTTGCCCGGCCAGGGATATTGTTCCAGCCGCGCGATGGCATCGGCAGGAATGGTTTCGATCTTTTTGCGAAAGCGGCGCGCGAACTTTTGGGCGAAAAACGCGACCAACAATGGAATGTCGCCACTCCGCTCGCGCAGCGGCGGCAAATGAATCGGAAAGACATTCAAGCGATAAAACAAATCGCTGCGAAATTGCCGCTCGGCGACCAGTTGCTCCAAATTGGCATTGGTGGCGGCAATCAATCGCACGTCCACTTTTTGCGTGCGCGTGCTGCCCAGGCGTTCAAATTCGCCTTCCTGTAAAACGCGAAGCAGTTTGGCCTGCAACTCCAACGGAATGTCGCCGACTTCATCCAGAAACAGCGTGCCTTTGTGCGCCAATTCAAACCGGCCAATGCGTTGCGAAATCGCGCCGGTGAATGCGCCGCGTTCGTGTCCGAACAATTCGCTTTCCAGCAAGCCGGTCGGAATCGCTGCGCAATTCATTTTAACCAGCGTGCGTTCGCGGCGGTCGCTCAAACTGTGAATGGCGCGCGCAATCAATTCTTTGCCGGTGCCGGTTTCGCCCAAAATCAACACCGTCGAATCGGTCGGCGCAACGATCTCGACTTGTTTGAACACATTCGCCAGCGAAGGGCTTTGGCCGATGATTTCGGCGAAGTTGTACTGGCTTTGGATTTCTTCTTCCAGGTAGACCTTTTCGCTGGTCAGCTTGTTTTTCAGGGCCTCGATCTGGTTGAACGCCAGCGCGTTTTCAACGGCGATGGCGACCTGACGCGAAATCTGGCTGAACAGGTCGGCATCCGCTTGGCTAAATGCGTTGTCTTGCAAACTGCTGACAGCCAGAATTCCCAGCACGTGGTCATGAGAAATCAGCGGCGCGATGCAGCTTGATTGAATTCCCTGGGCCGCGATGCGCGCGGTGAATTCCGAATGGAACTGGCTGCGATCTTTTTGATTGATGATAATGGTTTCGCGCCGATTGACAGCTTGTTCACCGGCGGTTTCCGAAAGCGGAACGACTTCGTTTTCTTCCAGATAATCCCAGTTGCGCGACGAATCCAGCGCGTGAACGCGCAGGCTTTTGGTCTCTTCTTCGTACAAAGCAAGGATAGCAAAGTCGTGATGCAACACTTGGCGCAAGCGCGTGGAGACGGTTTGCAACAGTTTTTTGAGGTCGAGAATCGTGACGACGGCGTTGTTGACTTCCAACAGCAATTGCGAGCGGTCGCGTTCTGAAGCCAACGCCTGTTGCGCAGTTCGCGCCTGCTCGAAGTTCAGCGCATTGTCTACGGCAATGGCGACCTGGCGCGTGACTTTTTCCAGAAAGGTGACATCGCATTCGTTGTAAGCGGATTCGTCCAAACTGCCGAATCCCAATACTCCCAAACTTCGCCCAACAGAATTCATCGGCAGCATGCAAAACGATTTGATTCCGCTTTGTTGCAACCGTTCCAGAACCTGCGGGTACGCCGAAAGTTGATCGGTGTGAGTGACAAGCAGCGGTTTTTGCGACAGCCAGACCTGTCCGGCTGGGCTTTCGTGCAAGCCGAGTTCCAGGGACTCTTTTTTGGGAAGCGCGACGCTGGATTGCAGCGAATGCAACCGCATGGTGTTCCGGTCGGCATCGTACAGCACCACGCTGATCAGGTCGCATTGCACGACCTGATTGATTTGTTGCGACAGGGCTTGTAGCAACGAAGGCAAATCGCGATGCGCGGTGATAGCTTCCGACACCGCCAGCAGCGCGCGGTAGCGGCGCAACTGGTAATCAGAAGATGGCGTTGGCGCGGAAGCACTCATGGAAAGCATTTTAATAAGGCGGCGTTGATTCCAGCAACGCGCGCTGGGCGCGCGACATTCCTTGAATCCGGATGCGCTCGTCTTCGTACCCGACCAACTCCGCCACATTGGTTTTGATTTTCCAGATGGCGGTCAACACATCATCTACGTCTTCATCGGTTCCCAGAAAAATCTGGTGCGGCAACCAGACGGATTCTTCGTAGCCCGCGCGCACGGCAACGGGGCAATCAAATTCGCGCTTGCTCTGTGCCCACGAAGGGAACTTTTCCGCCGCAAATTCAAACAGCGACGATTTGTACACCGCTTCATAAAACCGCCCATCGCAATGGACGCCTTCGGCATTGAGCGCGGCGACAAACGCGTTGCGGTGAATGCCGCCAAAAGCTTTCGGGTGAAATTTGAACACGTAATGATAACTGGCTTGGCGTGTGATGCGCGGATCGCGCGGCAGCAAACTGATGCCTTCGATCTGGCGCAAGCCTTCTTCCAGAAGTTGGGTTTGCCGTTCCCGTTGCAGCGTTTGCGCTTCCAACCGTTCAAGCTGCGCCAGCAAAATGGCCGCCTGGAATTCCGTCAGGCGGTAGTTGTGGCCGAGCGCCGGTTCGCCTTTGGATTCGCGGCGCGGCGGTCGCCCGCAATTGGCCAGGCGAATGACCTGATCGGCCAGGTTGATGTCGCTGGTGATGACCGCGCCGCCTTCGCCAGCGGTCATCAG includes:
- a CDS encoding sigma 54-interacting transcriptional regulator — protein: MLSMSASAPTPSSDYQLRRYRALLAVSEAITAHRDLPSLLQALSQQINQVVQCDLISVVLYDADRNTMRLHSLQSSVALPKKESLELGLHESPAGQVWLSQKPLLVTHTDQLSAYPQVLERLQQSGIKSFCMLPMNSVGRSLGVLGFGSLDESAYNECDVTFLEKVTRQVAIAVDNALNFEQARTAQQALASERDRSQLLLEVNNAVVTILDLKKLLQTVSTRLRQVLHHDFAILALYEEETKSLRVHALDSSRNWDYLEENEVVPLSETAGEQAVNRRETIIINQKDRSQFHSEFTARIAAQGIQSSCIAPLISHDHVLGILAVSSLQDNAFSQADADLFSQISRQVAIAVENALAFNQIEALKNKLTSEKVYLEEEIQSQYNFAEIIGQSPSLANVFKQVEIVAPTDSTVLILGETGTGKELIARAIHSLSDRRERTLVKMNCAAIPTGLLESELFGHERGAFTGAISQRIGRFELAHKGTLFLDEVGDIPLELQAKLLRVLQEGEFERLGSTRTQKVDVRLIAATNANLEQLVAERQFRSDLFYRLNVFPIHLPPLRERSGDIPLLVAFFAQKFARRFRKKIETIPADAIARLEQYPWPGNVRELENFIERAVILSRGAELEIPPGGPALPEDANPISTAPSVATLNSLAKPATVTLADSERNAILQALRETNGIVGGANGAAARLGLKRTTLISKMNKLGINRSQTNGS
- a CDS encoding DegT/DnrJ/EryC1/StrS family aminotransferase, whose amino-acid sequence is MAQLALRGGSPVRTTPFTAWPIYDQREARALETVLESRNWGGYPCPNDYAREFGKRFAEAHGAKYGIAVTNGTVSLELALQAAGIGAGDEVIVPAYTWEGTAAAVLFAGAAPVFVDVDPNSYCLDVNLIEAAITERTRAVIPVHLGFRFADMDAILEIATKHNLFVLEDCAHAHGGQWRGFNKEDKGAGSIGHAGSFSFQTSKLMTAGEGGAVITSDINLADQVIRLANCGRPPRRESKGEPALGHNYRLTEFQAAILLAQLERLEAQTLQRERQTQLLEEGLRQIEGISLLPRDPRITRQASYHYVFKFHPKAFGGIHRNAFVAALNAEGVHCDGRFYEAVYKSSLFEFAAEKFPSWAQSKREFDCPVAVRAGYEESVWLPHQIFLGTDEDVDDVLTAIWKIKTNVAELVGYEDERIRIQGMSRAQRALLESTPPY